AacagtaaaaatgaattaaactaCTGCagtacaaagataaaaaaatcatttataacaaAATCACGAACAGCAAACTGATTTTTGGATGTCCATCATGAAAGGAAGGCTGAACTAACTTGAATCATATCTATTCCTTCCAAATAAGAGTTTAAAGCCTCTTCAGTTACTCCAGCAGAAGGGGTaggatttatttcttttctgtaattaattaaaagattatgtAGAACAATTGCACTTCCAACAATTGCTGTAACACTTTCCAGCTCAGAAATTTCGAATAAAAGTGCAGGAAATCGTTTTTTGAGGAAGCCAAATGTATGCTCGATTAAAATTCGAGCTTTCTTGAGAGCTTTGTTGTGTGGTGACGTCATCTGTTATCCCATTGAGAGGTTACAGGGTATTGTGATTTGTTTTATGTTTAGGTAAGAGGAAAAAGAACGGCAATTTGCAGTTAATACAAGGAAGTTGAATAGTAAAGACGTGTAGTCATTTATATACTAATTAACGCTACAGTTGAAACCAATtactttttgcttttttgtatATCTTCAATTTTATCAATGTATGTTTTCCAAACAACTGTCGCAAGAGTGTCACGGCATGGAAATTCTAAATCAACTATCAAAAGAAGGGGCtcctatttcaaaatatatcttgtaaaatattattttgtctacTTTGTTCGAGTCATGAGCACTACCTGCATACCTTCATGAGAAATAtcggattatttttttgtgatcgAAAATGATGACacaattaattgaataataatgttgGCCGTTGAAGAACCGCTCAGGAATAATTGACTTTAtctgcttttttttatatctgaatATGAGTGCAATCTACTACTATACCACAAGTTCCTGGCATACCTGTGTTAAAAATAACTCTTGGGGAATGTGTTGGGATTCTTCTGCACACAGAAATTTGACGAATTCAGATACCATTTCTGAGAGGAGCTTTGGTACTTAATTGATTGTACAACAGGCTGTTGTGGGAGATAATCTGATGAAATACTGATTACTAACggcattataaaatatactagtTGAAAGAAATTGTAGCAAAATTGCCAGACGATGAATGGCGGAAATCCTTACCGGATTTTGTCCTTCCCGGGGTCCCTGAAGTTGAGgcgatagaaaaagaaatacatagaggcGACAAGGAATTTCTACTTGCAGTTTGGCATAGAAAGGCAGTAGTAGATTACAATCTTTGGCTTGCTGGAAGGATAAATAGGTGTATGTTATTTTCATCGTTagctaaaggaaaaaaattgattggtcaactttttattatgacatcaaatttgaatatagtCATTCAAGTTGGGCTTGTGGACAAAGCTTAATCAAGTTGAGCAGAAATCGAGAAATATTACTCTTAACTTTATAGCTGAACTTTTTTGACTGCACTGAGCAGAGCTTTACGAGAGTGTTATGTTCAAACGccattaaagaaatgaaatttctgCACggttatgaaatatgaattctAACTTTATTTCATTAACTTCAAATGGGATAGGCCGACAGTAAAGATTTTTACAAGAGCTCTTGACTTAGCCcgttgaatatataatttaaaaaatgatttacattaGAAtccataataatgaaaatttaatttaagattgcTGCAGATGTATCCAGCCCTGAAATACTTCTTTTGTCTAACAAGGGCATGCTGTCACAAAATGTCAACACTTTTAAATGTTTCAACATATTCCCTAActccaaatatacaaatattctcCTTAGttgaaatcatgttttttttttaaataaaggtatATTACGAAGAAAGGGAAAAGGCTGAAAACATCTGACACAATTCAGCTAAACGTTTGAGAACATCACAACGAATGAATCAAGTCCTATGGAAAAAAGATATAAGACCTACcaatttaagattttattttaagattgaTTCCATTCAATACTTATCAATACTCGTCTTCGATGTGTATTGGTGGAAAACAAGAAGAACAACCGAAAAAATCTTTCACCTTTCACTCAAGCGAAGCAAAACGTGTGCAAGATGCagcaaaagtaaaaattatttctgtGAAGAATGGAGATGCACATCAGGGGCACTCTTGCactatcagaaaaataaaacatatcgaGTGAACAACATCTAACATTTGAGATAAACACATCTATAATCAAAAATGCTACCCCCAACGAAGCCCCAGGTACCTCTGGTTTCacctttcaattttaaaaaagtattctaaTCCTTTAGTTCCCATTTTAGtccaattttatgaaaaaaatttctcccTCGGCTGCTTTCCGGAATTTGCATCGAAAGGGAGCAGATGATTTTACGAAGGCTTACGACACACATTCTCGTAAATTTATAATTCAGACTCTATACctgttatatatattcaaagctATAGGTTTGAGAGCACCATGAGAGCCAAGACTTAACAACGTTCATAACTCCGTGGGGAAGATTCAAGTTTAAAAGATGGCCAATGGGATTAAATGCAACAAGTGACGTATTCAATCTTATGATGGACCAAGCTTATGGGGAATTGCCAAATACAaagaagttgatattttaaaatatgatgagaCATTTGAGCATCATGTTAAAAGTGTCAAGCAATTTCTTGATCGAAGTAGGAAGTTTGGAATATCactcaataaagaaaaatttcaatttgctaAGCCAAAGGTTGAGTATATTGGTTATATCGTCGGAGAACATGTAATTAATATCGATCCTAAAAAACAGAAGCTCTTTCAAAAATACCAGCTCCCAAAACAGAACTGAGTTGAGATCGTTCATGGGAATGGTCAATCAAATGAGCAGATTTTCAAAGGAAATAGCCAACTTATCTGTCACATTGAGACCTTTATTATCCAACAAGAATGAGTACATATGGACTAAAGAACAAGATGACATatttgaagatgtcaagaagTCTTTGGTTAAATTACCTCAAAAGAGTCACTTCATGCCGAATAGAAAAACTGTCTTAGAGACTGATGCTTCTAAGAAAAAAGGTATTGGGTATATCTTAAGACAAGAAGACAATGAAGGAAAATGGCATCTTATTGAAGCAAATTCTAGATGGTTGAGTACAGCAGAACAGAATTATCGAATGACAACGCTTGAGATGATGGCCATATATTGggcaaccaaaaaattaaatgtttatcttCAAGGATTACCTCATTTTCATATTGAAACAGATCATCAAGCAATTGTAAATATCCTCAACAAGAAAACTTTGGACGAAATTGAGAATCAAagacaaaaagaaatcaaagaaaGGACGCAAATGCGTTATAACTTCACTGTTGCTTGGAAACCAGGAAGAAAAATGTTAGCAGCTGATAATTTGTCAAGAAATCCATACTGGAATCCGAGGAAGGACGACATATTGGAGGATGTGCATACGAATGAGGTTGcaagaagaatattaataagagctgtatgtggtaaaaaaattcaaacggaTCAGATCAAGGATCGAAGATTAAGAAAATTGAGAGACCAAGCACaagaattatctaaaattgataaattttattaaagacggttttggaaataatatcaaaaatctccCTGAAGAATTAAAACTCTATTGTTATACCATGAGTAGCTCGGAaagaaatattggaaaacctgCATGTATCTCATCAAGGCATAGTGAAGACAAAGCAGTGTGCCAGAGAGATAATTTATTGGCCGGGAATAGATATAGACATCGAAGATATGGTGAGAAAGTGTGAGGAATGCCAGAAGTTATTACCTAGTTTATTAATGGAGGCTCAAATTAAAGGACCTAAAATGACGAGACCATTTCAAGCAGTAGCTGtggatatattttctgtaagtGGAAAGAATTTCTTGGTTTATATAGATAGACTTTCTGGATATCCTgctttacattattttgagcATAGTGGATGCACATCAAGAGTGATTAAGAAAGTAATGGAGAGATTCTTCATTGATTATGGTATACCTGAAGTTTTAGAATCAGATGGGGGAACAAACTCACGTCCAGggaatttcaagaatttttatcCCTTTGGGGAGTTGAATGGCGATGTTCTTCGCCACATAACCCACAATCCAATGGATTGGCTGAAGCTTATGTgaagaagttaaaatatttagtaaagaaaACTATGAATGGAAATAAGATAGATCAGTCAAAAATCAATCTTGGAATTTTAGAAATGAGAAATACTCCGAGAATAGAAGATGGATTGAGTCCAACTAAAATCGTCTTCGGTCGTCGTACTAGATCTATTATACCTATGCTACCTGAATTCCATCAAAAGAGAAGCCAAGAACTTTGTAAGGTTCCAaacccaattttaaaaaaaggagatgggaaGAAGTTATCTGTATTGAAGATCGGAGAATCGGTTCGGATACAAGATCATATAACCAAAAGATGGACCCATCAAGGTACAATTGAAACACAGGAATCTCAAAGGCGATATCTCATACGTATGAAAAATGGTCGTCTTTGGCATCGTAATAGGAGATTCATCCGTTTGGATTCAACAGAAGGGAACAAGCGGATGTCATTTCATATaacttagatttatattttgtaatcattcTCCTGGGGGGAAAAGGGGATGTTATATATATCCATAGCTATAGGTTTGGTgacctatgtataaatgttccgtatgtattttgtgtataataatatattaataggaGAGTCATTCTGTATTCTCCGcgtgtagaataaagtatatatataaactccatatcctcatatatctcatatccacgtatatcatAATACCAGAAAGGTTTTGGTCATTATACCATCAGAAGGGTTGGCACCCTCCTAGCCAAATCACAAACCATAGTTCAGTATGAAAATGAAAGGAAAGTATTCTCAACAAAAAAGGAGTAAGACATGGATATCCCTCCTCagctttactttttattctatGCTTAGACCCTTTAATCCATGAAATTCATAAGGAGAGTGACATCGTTGGATTTTTCTCAATTACATCCCATCTGAAGTGTTTTTGCTATGTGGACTACCTCACAATGATTTTTTCTGGTAGTCCCTTGCAAACAATCATACAAAGGAAGTATCTGAGCCTGCTagataacttttcaaaatgttCTGGACTGCAAATGAATGCGGAAAAACAGAAATGATCAGTGAATACAGCAACCTAATCGAAAGATTTTGACTAATCTTCCACACTAGAATGAGCACAAAATTGCTAGGATACTGGATTGGAGatgattaaatgaaaaaaaaacctatacgAAATTAATTCTAAGATTGTGCAgacttgtacttttttttcatcttttaagcTCAATACCTGGGACAGAGTTCCGGCTTGGAACACCTACATAGTCTCAAAGGTAATACATTTATTACGGGTAACACCATATGAAAAAAACGTAGCAGCGCAGGTATCCATGCTTGAAAGGTTTTTCTTGGGAAAGAGGATCTATCAGGCATGGGGGATTACAGAACAATCACAGTGTTCCCTCACGTAATCCGGCGTCTCTATAAGGTACTGATGAACCACCTTAAAAAGGTACCGATAAATGAGTGCCAAGAGGGTTTTCGTGAGGTTAACGTCTGCTCACGAGTCACTGATTAAAGCATGTGAAAGAATAGTTATGCCtcttctaatattaaattatttttggtttgtGTATTGGAATGCTTCTGCCAATCTACATGGCACAGAAAGCCACAGGTTTCGGCCGGGCATCCTATAAGGTGCCCCCCCCCTATCAgggtatttatttaactttgttTTGGACTGGTACCTGGCCAACACAAACAGTAAACAGAAGAAAGGGTTTCAACCTTATAGGTTAGGGCCAGAAACCGTAAAAACCCTCCTGATCGCTGATGATGCAGTGCTAGTTGCGGAGGATCCAAAGAGCCTCCAAAAGATAGTCGACTGCTTCTTAGGTTAATGCAAGGCAGTTGGCGTTAATGCAAACTCGAAAAAGTGCACATTCACACATGTTGACCAAAACCAACAGTTACTGACAGATGTGTCAGCAAAGCTTTGAATAGACGGCAAGAATGTGACCCCAATGGCAGTGAGAGAAACATACAAGTACTTAGGTGTACAATACTCCCCCCTACAGGTATAGTTTACCAACATCTATGAGAAGCTGAGGGATGGATTAGGAACCTGGACGACAGTAAACTTTCTATCTTTCATAGACATATTGGCCTCCGGGATCATCGCATCCCTCTTCTCCTTTACCCCTTCACGTATACAAAATGTCGCTTTAAGGACATAAAAGGCTACAACATGCTTGTAAGGAGGTCGGTAAGGGAATGGGTAAGGCTATCTCACGACACCCTTAAAGAGTTATAACATGCTAGGGCGGTGGATGGGGGACTCGGTATTCAAGATATCCTTAACGCTCACAGTACTTTAGCTAATTGTAGAGCTCGGGCACTTAGGGATAGTTCTGACCCCATTGTGAAGGAGGTCGTAATATTCAACAAAGGGATGTTCGAAATAAGACTATCCAAATTGGATGACTCTCCTGCTCATCCAGTCCCAAACTGGAGAGTTATACAAACCTGCGCTCCACGACACGCAGGGGTTAACATCTATTAGTCAGGGTAATCAGAACTTtgcattcttaaaaaaattgcccGTTTGAAGAAACTGCAAAGGGGAAATAAGTGTGAGTCCTGTGCGGAAAAGGTTAAAAACCTAGGCCAAATACTTCAGACGTGCCCTAGGGTTCATGGAGCACGTATTAAAAGACGATATGACATCCAAGAGATGGTGGCGGGTTCCTTTAGCCAAAGGGGCATTATAGCCCTGAAGGAACCCGTGGTCCCACATTAAGACTCCGTACTTAAACCTGACCTCATTGTGTTCTAAAAGGCGAGGGGGTGTTGGTGGTCGATCCGACCATTATGTCAGATAAATGCCAGCTCGTCTACTACGTACGTACAAAAAAGGCACTATATGGGTCAAAGGATTTCAAACAATCACTGCTTAAACACTTGAAGTTAGGTGATGTGTACAACAGCGATTCAGTCAGGGTAATACCAATAGTTATTAATTGAAGGGGAGTAATTTCGAAGGAAGTGTATAACAACCTCAACAAAGCACTCGACATTTCCCCAACTAATATAAAGTATATCCAATTACGGGTGCTAACGGCATCGCATATAATGTACAGGATGGAGCCGGACATAAATGCTTGAGGATTTTCAGAACTTTCAATGTTTGGTCTTCCTCTCCTTTCCCCTAATTAATTAGGAAAcctatttaaatagtaaaactaGGTTAGTTTctcaaagtatataatttatttcttttaaattttataaaaaggaacacTTCCCAACGGGGAGGTATTTTATACCTGTATATGTATTTCTAGTTCTGCGGAgctaaatgttttaattaaaatacatcttCCAATCGtggattttatatatcttataacAAAAACGTTTACCATTGTCAGATTTAATAactagtaaaattttaaaatcatgtatatagtttttgtaaaaattttttttttttctaagccaCACCTTACCACCGCAGTAGTAAGTTTACTCTCGGCGATAAGGGTGTGGGAtgatttagattttaatatgGAAATGTGCTTTTGTcagatgaattatttatttgtaaaaaaatcattctgtaTTTATTGTCGAAATCTAAGTATGATTTAAGCCCTCCATTGCTGCAATTCACTAAGTGGGTAAAGTGGGGAAAAGAATCGATCATGTACCTTTTGACATATTATTGCTTTGTTAAAGCATTCATCTggtgtatatattatttctctttAAGTTTCCATATAACTTGAATTTCATTATGTGGATTCCTATCTTCTCTCTAACTAACTACAAATCATCTATACTAACCCCTCTAACAAATCAGTTAGTAATGTTGAGCGATAATGTGCACGGAGAAAAATTGGAATACGATAAAATTATGGTGTTATTCAGAAACACCTTCAGATTATTGCATCTTCAAGTACAATCCTACTGCAAATAATCTATCTCTAAACAGACTTCGAGGCTACAAACTTCCAGACAAATCGAAGAAACTGTATCATATTtatgcaattttgtttttagaatacatttaaaatcagTCTCTCATCAtctcccatatatatatattatctatatatgtttaaatttcaTGTGATATCTTACTTTTAACCTCGAAAATTCAGtaattttattgtacattttaaacGTAGTACTAATATATTGAGGGAGGAAGGGACAAATTCATGGGGGAACATGGTCCAAAGGGGATTCTTTAATACGGACAAATAAATAAGACCCCGCTCTCAAAAGAACAAACTTTTCAGAAATCCCCCTAGTAGACAAAGGGAGGCCCATTCTCTTTGAGAACTTAGTGACATGTTTATGCCTAAATTATCCTATCGTCGATGACATGACTCTAAAGTATGGCGGCCTTTCTGTCACATTTTTTGATGACTTGTGGAAATCCCTTAACACCTACTGGATTAGGCAACTATGGAGAGGATCTATTTTGGAACAGTCATCTATCTAACTTTTCGATAGAAGTTATTCGGATGAGCACCACTCTGGACTTAAAAAAGTCTTCCAAAGACTGTCAGAGTACTCTGAAAGGATGAAACGGCTATCTAAGTGTGCTGTGGATCTTCGGCATGGGGGTTTGAACCAGGGGAGTCGACATCACAGCACAAACAGTTTGTTCGCACGAGCTAATAAATGAAATGGCGATCAAACTGTACAAATCTGTTTTTAGGAACTTTGCATTAGTTCTAAGACCGGTTGTACCATTACGCCTTTGGTTATCTTTTTTAACCCCATCtactcttaaaaattaaatttgactcCCACATTGGAGCCTTTAAGCAATTATTTAGCAAGAAGTGTTTTGgtgttattgataattatttgctATGTTCAGCGGAGAAGTGGCTAAAATATCAGATACTCTC
The genomic region above belongs to Lepeophtheirus salmonis chromosome 8, UVic_Lsal_1.4, whole genome shotgun sequence and contains:
- the LOC139906262 gene encoding uncharacterized protein; this encodes MVRKCEECQKLLPSLLMEAQIKGPKMTRPFQAVAVDIFSVSGKNFLVYIDRLSGYPALHYFEHSGCTSRVIKKVMERFFIDYGIPEVLESDGGTNSRPGNFKNFYPFGELNGDVLRHITHNPMDWLKLM